In Haloarcula sp. H-GB4, a single genomic region encodes these proteins:
- a CDS encoding mandelate racemase family protein — protein MSPTITKIESREFEYPLEDVGTDKHGFNLVYAPGETTTRKLFGIQIHTDEGITGEYVGGNSPAAAQYNITAQYLIGKDPLKREKHWSECKRALRKYDRMGIGPMDIALWDFAGKYYDAPIHELLGTYRERIPTYASTYHGDDAGGLDSPEAFADFAEECREEGFGGFKIHGWGGGDDARSLDREVEAVHAVGEAVGDEMDLMHDPACELETFADALELGRALDEQDFFWYEDPFRDGGISQHAHKKLAQKLDTPILQTEHIRGLEIKSDFAASEATDFLRADPEYDAGITGAIKVARMAEAFGLDVEFHAPGPAQRHCIAACRNSNYYEMALVHPDCQNTQPPVYEGGYSDLMDAVDDDGTVSVPDGPGLGVEYDWDYIENNTTGSVHVYE, from the coding sequence ATGTCGCCAACGATAACGAAGATCGAAAGTCGAGAGTTCGAGTACCCCCTCGAAGACGTGGGGACCGACAAGCACGGCTTCAATCTGGTCTATGCGCCGGGCGAAACAACCACACGGAAACTATTCGGCATCCAGATTCATACTGACGAGGGAATCACCGGCGAGTACGTCGGCGGTAACTCGCCGGCAGCCGCCCAGTACAACATCACCGCCCAGTACCTCATCGGCAAGGACCCGCTGAAACGCGAGAAACACTGGTCCGAATGCAAGCGCGCGCTCCGAAAATACGATCGGATGGGCATCGGCCCGATGGATATCGCGCTGTGGGACTTCGCCGGGAAGTACTACGACGCCCCGATTCACGAACTGCTGGGGACCTACCGTGAGCGTATTCCCACCTACGCGTCGACGTACCACGGCGACGACGCGGGCGGGCTGGACTCACCGGAAGCCTTCGCCGACTTCGCCGAGGAGTGCCGCGAGGAAGGCTTCGGCGGCTTCAAGATTCACGGCTGGGGTGGCGGCGACGACGCCCGAAGTCTCGACCGCGAAGTCGAGGCGGTCCACGCCGTCGGCGAAGCCGTCGGCGACGAGATGGACCTGATGCACGACCCGGCCTGCGAACTGGAGACGTTCGCCGACGCGCTGGAACTTGGCCGGGCGCTCGATGAACAGGACTTCTTCTGGTACGAGGACCCGTTCCGCGACGGCGGTATCTCACAGCACGCCCACAAGAAGCTGGCACAGAAACTCGACACCCCGATTCTCCAGACGGAACACATCCGCGGACTGGAGATCAAATCCGACTTCGCCGCCAGCGAGGCGACTGACTTCCTCCGGGCCGACCCCGAATACGACGCGGGCATCACCGGCGCGATCAAGGTGGCCCGCATGGCCGAAGCGTTCGGACTGGACGTGGAGTTCCATGCGCCTGGTCCCGCCCAGCGCCATTGCATCGCCGCCTGCCGCAACTCCAACTACTACGAGATGGCGCTTGTCCACCCGGACTGCCAGAACACTCAGCCGCCGGTGTACGAGGGCGGCTACTCCGACCTAATGGATGCTGTCGACGACGACGGAACGGTCAGTGTCCCTGACGGCCCCGGTCTGGGTGTGGAGTACGACTGGGACTACATCGAGAACAACACGACCGGAAGCGTCCACGTCTACGAATAG
- a CDS encoding MBL fold metallo-hydrolase yields MVQSTWDDWFVRDEIEATDPGDGVVIWYLGCNGFVLRSQSTTLYIDPYFGTGDPPNLIRMIPVPMDPDDATQCDATLVTHEHIDHMHPPSYGPLVEDLGADLYAPSASYDSPDYDGELQVPDEQRNEIAVSDEFAVGDFTVHVTGTNDPDAIEPVGYVIEHDAGTFFHAGDSRPAEEFSDVGEQFDIDVGALAFGTVGSIYEPEPDSGVRTKWYMDENEIIEAANQLQLSRLLPSHHDMWQGEAGDPKVLHEHAVSFDYPRVIEPLYIGCSVRLGEPGIRRIDALD; encoded by the coding sequence ATGGTTCAGTCAACGTGGGACGACTGGTTTGTCCGCGACGAAATAGAAGCGACAGACCCCGGTGACGGCGTCGTGATCTGGTATCTCGGCTGTAACGGTTTCGTACTCCGCTCGCAGTCGACGACGCTGTACATCGACCCCTACTTCGGGACTGGCGACCCACCGAACCTCATCCGCATGATTCCGGTGCCGATGGACCCCGACGACGCGACACAGTGTGATGCCACACTCGTCACACACGAACACATCGACCACATGCACCCGCCGTCGTACGGCCCACTGGTCGAGGATCTCGGCGCGGACCTGTATGCGCCGTCGGCATCGTATGACTCTCCGGACTATGACGGTGAGCTGCAGGTGCCCGACGAGCAGCGCAACGAAATCGCCGTCAGTGATGAGTTTGCTGTCGGTGATTTCACCGTGCACGTTACTGGGACGAACGATCCTGACGCCATCGAACCGGTGGGGTACGTCATCGAGCACGACGCCGGGACGTTCTTCCACGCCGGTGATAGCCGACCCGCAGAGGAGTTTTCCGACGTGGGCGAGCAGTTCGATATCGATGTGGGCGCGCTGGCGTTTGGCACTGTGGGCTCCATCTACGAGCCCGAGCCCGACTCCGGTGTCAGAACGAAGTGGTATATGGACGAAAACGAGATTATCGAGGCCGCAAATCAGCTCCAGCTATCCCGGTTGCTCCCCTCACATCACGATATGTGGCAGGGCGAAGCCGGCGACCCGAAGGTACTCCACGAACACGCGGTGTCGTTCGACTATCCCCGAGTCATCGAACCGCTGTATATCGGCTGTTCGGTTCGGCTGGGTGAGCCCGGTATTCGTCGTATTGACGCGCTGGACTGA
- the gfo6 gene encoding D-xylose 1-dehydrogenase Gfo6: MNVDALTGGFDRRDWQEQTATDDPVRFAMIGVGWWTTEQAMPAVDAAELCETTVLVSSDREKAADVAANSETVEHAITYEEFHDGAASDAYDAVYIVTPNALHLPYVETAAELDKAILCEKPMEATIERAERMVEVCEEHDATLMIAYRMHTEPAVRRAKDLIDEGYIGEPLFVHGNMTEPILELVPDPDQWRLDGELSGGCAVMDIGIYPLNTSRFLLDADPVAVRGTVASVQEEFADVPDEHGAFQLDFPGHVYAVCTASQNAHLDSHISVLGTEGKVRVEPAFYPWDDRALQLSHEGTTVDIDFEQIDQMEEEFEYFSHCLLTDTEPYADGEHGLVDINTIKAVYEASETESTVTLD, from the coding sequence ATGAACGTTGACGCGCTCACGGGAGGATTCGACCGTCGAGACTGGCAAGAACAGACAGCGACCGACGACCCAGTTCGGTTCGCGATGATCGGCGTCGGCTGGTGGACCACCGAACAGGCGATGCCCGCCGTCGACGCGGCGGAGCTCTGTGAAACGACTGTGCTGGTCAGCAGCGACCGCGAGAAAGCGGCGGACGTGGCAGCTAATTCGGAGACAGTCGAACACGCGATTACGTACGAGGAGTTCCACGACGGGGCCGCAAGCGACGCGTACGACGCCGTCTACATCGTCACCCCGAACGCGCTCCACCTCCCGTACGTCGAGACGGCAGCAGAACTGGACAAGGCGATCCTCTGTGAGAAACCGATGGAGGCCACCATCGAGCGCGCCGAGCGAATGGTCGAGGTCTGTGAGGAACACGACGCGACATTGATGATCGCCTATCGGATGCACACCGAGCCAGCCGTCCGGCGGGCGAAGGACCTCATCGACGAGGGCTACATCGGCGAGCCGCTGTTCGTCCACGGCAACATGACCGAACCCATTCTCGAACTCGTCCCCGACCCCGACCAGTGGCGGCTGGACGGGGAGCTGTCCGGTGGGTGTGCCGTCATGGATATCGGCATCTATCCGCTGAACACGAGCCGATTCCTGCTGGATGCCGACCCCGTGGCCGTCCGGGGAACCGTCGCATCGGTGCAAGAGGAGTTTGCGGACGTGCCCGACGAACACGGGGCGTTCCAGCTAGATTTCCCCGGCCACGTGTACGCGGTGTGTACCGCCAGCCAGAACGCCCATCTCGACAGCCACATCTCCGTACTCGGAACCGAAGGCAAGGTCCGCGTCGAACCGGCCTTCTACCCCTGGGACGACCGTGCGCTCCAGCTTTCCCACGAGGGAACGACAGTCGACATCGACTTCGAACAGATCGACCAGATGGAAGAGGAGTTCGAGTACTTCTCTCACTGTCTGCTGACCGACACTGAGCCCTACGCCGACGGGGAACACGGCCTCGTCGACATCAACACGATCAAGGCCGTCTACGAGGCCTCGGAAACGGAGTCGACGGTCACGCTCGATTGA
- a CDS encoding aldehyde dehydrogenase family protein — protein MTQTYENYIGGEWTGSGETQEVTNPADETDVVSTVPVASAADADEAVAAAAAATDEWDGMPGPERGAILRETGEILKSRKDKLAETLTREEGKPLGEAEGEVQRAIDIFYYYAEKARDFGGTVKQPSGGRAGLQTKKEPMGVAALITPWNYPIAIPAWKIAPALAVGNTVVIKPAMQAPTVGAMIVEALDEAGIPDGAINLVCGPGSEVGERLTTHDDVDVVSFTGSASVGEHVYEQATSHGKRAQAEMGGKNPTVVMPSADVDKAADIVGAGAFGGTGQACTATSRAIVHEDVYNEFLDAIVDYAESLEIGDGLDRAGMGPHVSEDELAGSLEYIDIAQSEGATLETGGEELTGGEYDAGNFISPAVFSDVEPDMRIAQEEVFGPVLAVMSVSDFDEGVEVANDIDYGLSASIVTDRIEEENEFIEQSESGVVKVNEKTTGLELHVPFGGLKRSSTNTYREQGDAGLEFFSYIKTVYRNS, from the coding sequence ATGACGCAGACGTACGAGAACTATATCGGCGGTGAGTGGACCGGAAGCGGAGAGACACAGGAGGTCACGAATCCAGCAGACGAGACTGACGTCGTCAGCACGGTTCCGGTGGCCTCGGCGGCGGACGCGGACGAAGCGGTTGCGGCCGCGGCAGCAGCAACAGACGAGTGGGACGGGATGCCCGGCCCAGAGCGCGGTGCGATCCTGCGTGAGACCGGTGAAATCCTGAAGTCCCGGAAAGACAAACTTGCGGAGACGCTGACCCGCGAAGAGGGGAAACCGCTCGGCGAAGCCGAAGGCGAGGTACAGCGTGCGATTGATATCTTCTATTACTATGCGGAGAAGGCTCGCGACTTCGGGGGCACCGTCAAACAGCCCAGCGGCGGTCGCGCCGGGCTGCAGACGAAGAAAGAGCCGATGGGCGTCGCGGCGCTCATCACGCCATGGAACTACCCCATCGCAATCCCGGCCTGGAAGATCGCGCCGGCACTTGCGGTCGGCAACACTGTCGTCATCAAGCCCGCGATGCAGGCACCGACCGTCGGCGCGATGATCGTTGAGGCGTTAGACGAGGCCGGGATTCCGGACGGCGCTATCAATCTGGTGTGTGGCCCCGGGAGCGAGGTCGGCGAGCGGTTGACTACCCACGACGATGTCGACGTGGTGTCGTTCACGGGCAGTGCTTCGGTCGGCGAGCACGTCTATGAACAGGCAACGAGCCACGGAAAGCGCGCACAGGCGGAGATGGGCGGGAAGAACCCGACGGTCGTCATGCCGAGCGCCGACGTGGACAAAGCGGCTGACATCGTCGGAGCCGGCGCCTTCGGCGGAACAGGCCAGGCCTGTACGGCGACCTCCCGGGCTATCGTCCATGAGGACGTGTACAACGAGTTCCTTGACGCCATCGTCGATTACGCCGAGTCCCTCGAAATCGGGGATGGCCTCGACCGGGCCGGCATGGGTCCCCACGTCAGCGAAGACGAGCTCGCGGGGAGCCTAGAGTACATCGACATCGCACAGTCGGAAGGGGCGACCCTCGAAACGGGCGGCGAGGAACTCACCGGTGGCGAGTACGACGCCGGGAACTTCATCTCGCCAGCCGTCTTCTCCGACGTCGAGCCCGATATGCGCATCGCACAGGAAGAGGTGTTCGGGCCAGTGCTCGCCGTCATGTCTGTCTCCGACTTCGACGAAGGTGTTGAGGTCGCCAACGACATCGACTACGGCCTCTCGGCCAGCATCGTAACCGACCGAATTGAGGAGGAAAACGAATTCATCGAGCAGTCCGAGTCCGGCGTGGTCAAGGTCAACGAGAAGACGACCGGGCTGGAACTGCACGTTCCCTTCGGCGGTCTCAAGCGCTCCTCGACGAACACCTACCGCGAGCAGGGTGATGCCGGACTGGAGTTCTTCAGCTACATCAAGACGGTGTACCGCAACAGCTAA
- a CDS encoding M48 family metallopeptidase: protein MAVTRRLLMAVVGLFSLLVYLVAAYVGYLLLLPVWDSRPSPLIAALVALGTAIALGVVNYWAATARLKRSLDAVELSRTRASEIYRRLDTLVDQMDVETPTLLLAELPVPNAFAIGGGTGTIVVDRRLFRLLSTEEFEGLLAHELAHLETRDALVQTVGYSLVQTLIGLIGLMLFPIVVLTGGIARSFALLRGDPSSWSRSWLGRAQRYSLQVVSGLGFAVTLLILGYSRRRELAADGRAVEITGNPVGLARALAKIEQASKPEPGLLRQLYVHSEADSKLSRLLSTHPPTDERIRRLRERAQHGNVTRASELSSSRW from the coding sequence ATGGCTGTGACCCGACGGCTACTCATGGCCGTCGTCGGACTGTTTTCGCTGCTGGTCTATCTCGTGGCGGCATACGTCGGGTATCTGCTGCTTCTGCCAGTGTGGGACAGCCGTCCATCACCACTGATAGCCGCTCTAGTCGCTCTCGGGACGGCGATTGCGCTCGGCGTTGTGAACTACTGGGCTGCAACGGCGCGGCTCAAGCGCTCCCTCGATGCGGTCGAACTCTCGCGAACGCGTGCGTCAGAGATCTACCGCCGGCTTGACACGCTTGTCGATCAGATGGATGTCGAGACACCGACGCTACTGCTGGCAGAGCTGCCGGTCCCGAACGCGTTCGCCATCGGCGGCGGCACTGGCACTATCGTTGTCGACAGGCGGCTGTTCCGGCTGTTGTCCACAGAAGAATTCGAGGGACTTCTCGCACACGAACTCGCGCATCTTGAGACCCGCGATGCGCTCGTTCAGACTGTCGGATATAGTCTCGTCCAGACGCTTATCGGACTCATCGGCCTCATGTTGTTCCCCATCGTGGTGCTAACCGGTGGTATCGCCCGTTCATTCGCATTACTGCGCGGCGACCCGTCGTCGTGGTCGCGATCCTGGCTTGGCCGGGCACAACGGTACTCGCTGCAGGTCGTTTCCGGTCTCGGATTCGCCGTAACGCTGCTGATACTCGGCTACTCCAGACGTCGCGAGTTGGCAGCCGACGGCCGCGCGGTCGAGATAACAGGGAATCCTGTTGGACTTGCCCGGGCCCTCGCAAAAATCGAGCAGGCGTCGAAGCCGGAACCCGGTCTCTTGCGACAGTTATACGTTCACAGTGAAGCGGATAGCAAGCTTTCGCGCCTCCTATCGACGCATCCACCGACAGACGAACGAATACGACGATTACGGGAGCGAGCGCAGCATGGTAATGTTACGAGGGCGAGCGAACTATCGAGCAGCCGTTGGTAG